One Saccharopolyspora erythraea NRRL 2338 genomic region harbors:
- a CDS encoding PrsW family intramembrane metalloprotease → MPALTPQSILEGRRTNRTPVPLIIGLVVSGICLLLALAFYLATGEPVGVLVGTLLALPTAAVLVGLILLVDRLEPEPRLHLLLAFGWGGGVAIVGALIVNSLGGAVLELAVGPDVGTFITMAVVAPVVEESFKGVLLLLVLWWWRHEIDGPTDGIVYASLCGLGFALVENVLYYMRGFEGPQGEFWLTVLVRGVIAPLGHPLYTALTGLGVAYAATHRGAGRFLAVVAGWFGAVLLHGLWNGSTAFGLPGLLFAYAVEAAVLVVMIVVLVRDRRRLVGLIRTYLPAYVPSGLVQPGDIGMLGTMAGRRQARHWARRQAGGTGVRAMGDYQLAATELALLHDRARRGTIDPHAFHARREAIVGLMRAAATAFMRRLPQAPPPPWAVRQQQSGFFAPPSNLHVARLPSFPPQRQPVPPRGAGGPGQQWPPR, encoded by the coding sequence ATGCCCGCGCTGACACCGCAGTCGATCCTCGAAGGACGCAGGACCAACCGCACACCCGTGCCGCTGATCATCGGACTGGTCGTGTCGGGAATCTGCCTGCTGCTCGCCCTGGCCTTCTACCTGGCCACGGGGGAGCCGGTGGGCGTGCTGGTCGGCACCCTGCTCGCGCTGCCGACCGCGGCGGTGCTGGTCGGGCTGATCCTGCTCGTCGACCGGCTCGAACCGGAGCCGCGACTGCACCTGCTGCTCGCCTTCGGTTGGGGCGGCGGGGTGGCGATCGTCGGCGCGCTCATCGTCAACAGCCTCGGCGGCGCCGTGCTGGAACTCGCGGTCGGCCCGGATGTCGGGACGTTCATCACGATGGCGGTCGTGGCACCGGTGGTCGAGGAGAGCTTCAAGGGCGTGCTGCTGCTGTTGGTGCTGTGGTGGTGGCGGCATGAGATCGACGGGCCTACCGACGGCATCGTCTACGCGAGCCTGTGCGGGTTGGGCTTCGCGCTAGTCGAAAATGTCCTCTACTACATGCGCGGCTTCGAGGGACCGCAGGGCGAGTTCTGGTTGACGGTCCTGGTGCGCGGTGTCATCGCGCCGCTGGGGCATCCGCTGTACACGGCGCTGACCGGACTCGGCGTCGCCTACGCCGCGACCCACCGCGGCGCAGGGCGCTTCCTCGCGGTGGTCGCCGGCTGGTTCGGCGCCGTCCTGCTGCACGGGCTGTGGAACGGCTCGACCGCGTTCGGCCTGCCCGGACTGCTCTTCGCCTACGCGGTCGAGGCCGCGGTGCTGGTGGTGATGATCGTGGTGCTGGTGCGCGACCGGCGCAGGCTGGTGGGGTTGATCCGCACCTACCTGCCCGCCTACGTGCCCAGCGGACTGGTGCAGCCCGGCGACATCGGCATGCTCGGGACCATGGCCGGGCGCAGGCAGGCCCGGCACTGGGCGCGCAGGCAGGCCGGCGGCACCGGGGTCCGCGCGATGGGCGACTACCAGCTCGCCGCGACCGAGCTCGCGCTGCTGCACGACCGCGCGCGGCGGGGAACGATCGATCCGCACGCCTTCCACGCGCGCCGGGAGGCGATCGTGGGCCTGATGCGCGCCGCCGCCACGGCGTTCATGCGCCGACTCCCGCAGGCGCCGCCGCCGCCGTGGGCGGTGCGGCAGCAGCAGTCGGGGTTCTTCGCCCCGCCGTCGAACCTGCACGTGGCCCGGCTGCCGTCGTTCCCGCCGCAGCGGCAGCCCGTCCCGCCGCGGGGAGCGGGAGGTCCCGGGCAGCAGTGGCCGCCGCGCTGA